The stretch of DNA GGGAGAACGCAAAGCCGGTGTCGGATTTGTACGTCATTGATTAGACAGAGGGATTTGTTCTACTTGGCTGAGGCAAAAGCTGACCGAACAGGAGAGTTCTACGAGCATACGCCAGTCATTCACGTGTTTAAAGAACAGAAAGAACCGGCGAATTAGGCATGTTTGGTCGGCTGGTAAATCGTACGACTCTCGTAGTCAGGTCTTGGAATACCGGTCCGCATCACCTCATATGAATCAAGATTTATTGAAGGTTTGTCAGGTCGTCCATACCTTGAATGTCGGCGGTGCCGAGATTCTCGCGCGGGAGTATGCGTTGCGGTCCAGGGATCAGTGCAATACGCTGTTTGCCTGTCTCGACGAGATCGGTTCACTCGGCGAAAACTTGCGCCGGGATGGACAGGTTGTGGAGACGCTTGGTCGTCAATCCGGATTCGACTTCGCGGTCGCCCGCAAACTCGCTCGTTTGTGTCGTGAACACAACGTCGACGTGATCCATGCTCAGCAGTACACGCCGTTTTTTTACGCTGCACTCAGTCGTATTCCTTTTGGCGGACCTCCGATCCTGTTCACTGAACACGGACGGTCGTTCCCGGATTATCGTCGTTCCAAAAGAGTTTTCGCAAACAAGGTTTTGTTGCGGCGATGCGACCACATCGTTGCAGTGGGAAAACAAGTCAAACAAGCGTTGATTGATAACGAAGGAATCTCTGCAAACCGGATTGAGGTGATCTATAACGGGATCGACATCAACGCGTTTAGGCACTCTCCCGGCGTGCGAGCGGAGGTGCGACAAGAACTCGGAATCTCCGACGCGGACATTGCGGTGTTTCAGGTCGCACGGCTAAATGCCTTGAAGGACCATGGGACCGCCGTGCGTACTTGGGCGCGACTAACCGATTGCCCTACGGTGCGGTTGTTCTTGGTGGGTGATGGTGAAGAACGGCCCTCGATTGAACGACTGATTGATAAGCTCGGGCTCCATCGTTCGATCACCTTGCTGGGTACGCGTAACGATGTACCACGATTGATTAACGCCGCCGACATGTTCCTGATGACGAGTGTTTCCGAAGGGATTCCGCTGACGTTGATCGAAGCGATGGCAAATGGAGTTCCTTGTGTGTCAACCGACGCGGGCGGGATTGCTGAAGTTGTCCTCGACGGTGTGACGGGATTGCTGTCGCCGGCAGGTGATGATGCAGCGATCGCAGCAAGCGTTATGCGGCTCGCAAAGGATGCCGATCTACGAAAACGAATGGGTGAGCAAGGTTGTGAGCGAGCCGAAACACTCTTTAGTGATTCGACGATGCACGCAGCCTATCAAGGGTTGTATCGCCAGATGTCCAGTAGCGGAACTCGCAGAGAGTTTCGATAAGGGTGAGGTCATTTTTGCACGGTCCGAAAGTTTCTGCGACTTCCGCTACGGGGGACTCGATGGGGTCGAAAGTCTCTGCGACTTCCGCTACGGGGGATTCGATGGGTCCGAAAGTCTCTGCGACTTCCGCTACGAAACCTTTTGTGCTTCATACGCGGATCGTTACCGATGTGGGGGGTGGGCCTGACAAGACGATTTTGAATTCGCCTCGCTATTTGCAGGACTTTGGGTACGATTCGGCGTGCCTGTATTTGCATCCCAACGGCGACCCTGGGATTGAAGTGCTGAAACAAAAAGCGATTGAGTCCGAGGCTGAGATGATTGCTTGGCCCGATGGCAAACCGATCGACTTTGAACTGGTCAAACGATTGTCGCAATTCTGTAAGGATCGCAACGTCGCCATATGGCATGCACATGATTACAAGACGAATGTGCTGGGGTTACAGGTCCGTCGTCACTGGCCGATGAAACTGGTGACCACCACGCACGGATGGGGCGTCGTGGGCGGCCGAAACCACTTGTATGCCACGGTGGGAAAAGCATGTTTGCCGTTCTACGATGCGGTGGTTGCTGTTTCGGATGACCTTTATCTGAGCTCAAGGCGCTGGCGGGTTTCAAAGAAGCGGGCATACATGATTCAAAATGCAATCGATACCCATTCGTTTCGCCGAACTTTGTCTCGCCGACAGGCCCGAACACAGCTGCAGCTTAACGCACACGATGGGATCGTCATATTGGCGTTAGGGCGTTTGTCCGCGGAAAAAGGATTTGACATCCTCATTGACAGCGTGGCTGAACTTCACAGCCGAGGATGTCCCGTCACGCTTTGGATTGGTGGCGAGGGAGGTTGCCGGGGGATACTCGAAGCGCAAATCGAGCGATTGGGATTGAGCCAGTCGGTTAGATTAATGGGGCACGTTATCGACCCCCGAATCATGCTGCAGGCTGCGGATATTTTTGTGCTCAGCAGTATCAGTGAGGGGTTGCCCAATGTGCTGCTCGAAGCAATGGCACTTGAGACACCGATCGTTGCAACTCGGATTGGCGGAGTGCCGCGACTGCTCGGCGAAGGTCAATACGGGGTAATGGTTGATCCTGGGAACCGCGATGCACTTGCCGATGCGATCCATGATTTGGCGAACGATCCCGATCGACGGAGCGCATTTGCCGCTGCAGCTCGTAACCATGTCATCGAAGAATTTGCCTTTGAAAAACGGATGCAGAAAATGGCGGCTGTCTATGACCAAGTGTTAGAGTAGGGGAACTCGCAGAGAGTTTCGATGAGGTTGACGTTTTTTTTGCTCGGTCCGAAAGTCTCTGCGACTTCCGCTACGATATGATGAATAAGAACGATCCCGGGACAGTAATTCGTCCTCCGAGCCTCTCCGCGTCGTTTTTGGTCAAGCGACTGGTTCAGTTCGGATTCCTGATCGCCGTACTACCTCGACTTACATGTTTTTTCCTTGCGAAAGCACTGCTGGGTCCACGAGCTCTGACCTCGTCCTCTGAATCGATCGCACGTATCCCCGGTCTGCGTGGTGTCTATTTGCGTCAAGCGTTTTACCGCTCGGTGCTTGACGCTTGCGGGCGTGACGTCTATTTGGGTTGGAACAGTGTTTTTTCAATGACCGAAGCGCGTGTTGGCGAGCGTGCGTACATCGGTCGTTACTGCAGCATCGGGTATGCCGATATCGGCGAGGAAGTGATGCTGGCCGATGGAGTCCAAATCCTTAGCGGTGGTCGCGAACACGACCGCGAGGATTCTGAGGCTTCGATGCACGAACAAGGTCAAACCTATTCACGGGTCTTTATCGGAAAGGGCGCCTGGATTGGTGCCGGCGCGATCATCATGGCGGATGTCGGCGAACATTCGATCATCGGAGCCGGTGCGGTCGTCAATC from Novipirellula artificiosorum encodes:
- a CDS encoding glycosyltransferase, with amino-acid sequence MNQDLLKVCQVVHTLNVGGAEILAREYALRSRDQCNTLFACLDEIGSLGENLRRDGQVVETLGRQSGFDFAVARKLARLCREHNVDVIHAQQYTPFFYAALSRIPFGGPPILFTEHGRSFPDYRRSKRVFANKVLLRRCDHIVAVGKQVKQALIDNEGISANRIEVIYNGIDINAFRHSPGVRAEVRQELGISDADIAVFQVARLNALKDHGTAVRTWARLTDCPTVRLFLVGDGEERPSIERLIDKLGLHRSITLLGTRNDVPRLINAADMFLMTSVSEGIPLTLIEAMANGVPCVSTDAGGIAEVVLDGVTGLLSPAGDDAAIAASVMRLAKDADLRKRMGEQGCERAETLFSDSTMHAAYQGLYRQMSSSGTRREFR
- a CDS encoding glycosyltransferase, whose product is MLHTRIVTDVGGGPDKTILNSPRYLQDFGYDSACLYLHPNGDPGIEVLKQKAIESEAEMIAWPDGKPIDFELVKRLSQFCKDRNVAIWHAHDYKTNVLGLQVRRHWPMKLVTTTHGWGVVGGRNHLYATVGKACLPFYDAVVAVSDDLYLSSRRWRVSKKRAYMIQNAIDTHSFRRTLSRRQARTQLQLNAHDGIVILALGRLSAEKGFDILIDSVAELHSRGCPVTLWIGGEGGCRGILEAQIERLGLSQSVRLMGHVIDPRIMLQAADIFVLSSISEGLPNVLLEAMALETPIVATRIGGVPRLLGEGQYGVMVDPGNRDALADAIHDLANDPDRRSAFAAAARNHVIEEFAFEKRMQKMAAVYDQVLE
- a CDS encoding acyltransferase; amino-acid sequence: MMNKNDPGTVIRPPSLSASFLVKRLVQFGFLIAVLPRLTCFFLAKALLGPRALTSSSESIARIPGLRGVYLRQAFYRSVLDACGRDVYLGWNSVFSMTEARVGERAYIGRYCSIGYADIGEEVMLADGVQILSGGREHDREDSEASMHEQGQTYSRVFIGKGAWIGAGAIIMADVGEHSIIGAGAVVNRPIPDYAVAVGVPAKVVREWRCVSP